A window of Pseudomonas putida genomic DNA:
GGTGGCCCACAGCCTGCGCAACCCGCTGGCCAGCCATCCGTTCCAGTGCCGAACTGGCCCAGGCGTTCGACGATGGCCCGGCGCAGCGCAATGTCAACGACATCATCGGCCAGGTCGACCGCATGTCGCAGTGGATCCGCCAGATGTTGCAGTCATTGCGTCCGCTCAACGATGAGGCAGAGGCGGTGGATTTGCCGCTGGCATTGCAGGAAAGCCTGCAGGCCTATGCGATGCCGCTGGCACGCGGCGGCGTGAGCCTGGATCTGCAACCGTTACCAGTGGTACAGGTGCTGGGGCACCCGGCTTTACTGCGGCAGATTTTCAGCAGCCTGATCGCCAACGCCCTGGAGTCGATGGAGCAGGGTGGGCGGTTGCGTGTCGAGGTGGTGCGTCACGACCGGCGTAACCTGACACTGCGCCTTTCCGACAACGGCAAAGGCATGAACGAAGAGCAGCAGCGCATGGCGTTCCGACCTTTCTTCACCACCAAGCAGGGTGGGTTGGGCGTGGGGCTGGTGTTGGTAAAACGCATCATGGAACGCTTCGGTGGCAGTGTCCGGCTTAGCAGCAGCGAAGGGCATGGCACCCGGGTTTCGCTGAGTTTCCGGCTGGCAATATCTTCTGATTGACATTAATAAATGCTCATATCTTCTTGTTTATAAAGATTTTTTGTTTATTGGGTAATAAATCCCCAAATGTGGGGAATTCATCTCCATTCAGGTTCATGAAAAGTCGGTATCTCCATGATTCATAAGAGTTAACAAAATGGTTGAAGTTGCTGGCTGGGTTTTTGCTACGTAACAGGCGGAGCGCAACACACGACAAATGGCAGCTGCGGCTGCACGGGTGGAGTGCTATCAATTGGCTACTATTCGTCGCCTTGATGCATTTCTCAACGGACGCCCTGCGCGGGAAGCACGCGATGCAGATGCTGGATAACCAAGTTCCAGACAAGGCCAGTACTACCGCCAGCGGTGTGGCCGTGCCATTGCGCGAATTCAATCTGCTGCGCTGGTTCTCGGTCATCAGCCTGCTGATCATCGCCTCGGTGGCAGGCGGGCTGGGTTATGTGTCGACGCGTTTCGTGGTGCGCGACAGCGTCGAGCGCGATGCCATGCTCACGGCCCAGTTCATCCAGGCCATGGCCCAGGCCGAAGTGCGTCATTCGCAGTTGCCGCCGGGCACCACCATGGGCGAGTTGCTTGACCCGCGCCTGGACCAGCAGCACTTGCAGTTTACCCCGGCGCTGGCGGAATCGACCCGGGTCGAGTTTCTCGACCATGTCGAGCACCTGCCTGACACTTTGCTGGCCAACGTCTATGCACGCGACCGCACCATCGTCTGGTCGACCAACCGGGAGCTGATCGGCAAGCGCATCGAGGCGGATGACGACCTCGACCGCGCCTTTCATTCGCGCAAGGCGGTGTCGGCCAGCTATCACCAGGCCGAGGATGACCGCGAGGAGCAGAGGTTCCAGCGTGAACCACGTTACCTGTTCATCGAGAACTACATCCCTTTGTTCGATAGCCAGGGCGAGCAGGTGCTGGCCATGGTGGAAATCTACAAGGAGCCGCAAGACCTGGTCCGACGCATCCAGCGCGGTTATGTGCTGATCTGGGCCTCGACCCTGGTGGGTGGTGCACTGGTCTACTTCGGTCTGTTCTGGATCGTGCGCCGCGCGGCGCAACTGCTGCACCTGCAACAGGACCGCTTGGTCGCCAGTGAAACCTATGTGGCCCTGGGCGAGATGTCCTCGGCGGTGGCGCACAGCTTGCGCAACCCGCTGGCCAACATTCGCTCCAGCGCCGAACTGGCACAGGAAATCGCCAACCCCGCGGCGCAGAAGAACATCACCGACATCATCAGCCAGGTCGACCGCATGTCGCGCTGGGTGCGTGACCTGCTGGTGTCGCTGCGACCGACCAGTGACGACGCCGAGGCCGTTGACCTGGTGATGGCCATCGAGGACACCCACCTGGCCTTCAGCCAGCAGATCGAACGCAACGGTGTGCGCTTTTGCTACGAAGGCCCTGGGTCACAGTGGGTGGCCAGCCAGCCGCTACAGCTCACGCAAATTCTAAATACCCTGTTCTCCAATGCCCTGGAAGCCATGCCTGACGGCGGTATGCTGCGCGCCCAGGTCAATGTGCAGGAGGGGCAGCGGGCTGAGTTCGTCCTTAGCGATACCGGCAAGGGCATGAGCCAACAGCAGGAGCGGATGGTGTTCAAGCCGTTCTACACCACCAAGCAGGGCGGCCTCGGCGTAGGCCTGGCCCTGGTCAAGCGCATCATGGAGCGTTTTGGCGGCTCGGTCAGCCTGAGCAGCCGCGAAGAGGAAGGAACCCGCGTAAGCCTCACATTCAATATCGCAGCGGGAGGGGACCATGGAGCACAGCATCCTGGTAGTCGAGGATGATGAAATCCTTGCCGACAACATTCGCACATACCTCAGCCTCAAGGGCTTCGAGGTCACCGTGTGCCACAGCGCGGAGCTGGCGCTGGAGCAGATCAAGCGGGCCCAGCCCGATGCGGTGCTGACCGACAACTCGCTGCCGGGCATGAGCGGGCACGACCTGCTGCGCACCTTGGTGGCGCAGGTGCCGGGGCTTAAAGTGATCATGATGACGGGTTACGGCAATGTCGAAGATGCCGTGCAGGCAATGAAGGAGGGCGCCTTCCATTACCTGTCCAAGCCGGTGGTACTGGCTGAGCTCAAGCTGACCCTGGACAAGGCACTGGCCGCCGAGCGCATGGAGCGTACGTTATCGTTCTATCAGGAGCGCGAGGCGCAGAAATCCGGGTTGCAGGCGTTGATCGGCGAATCACCGACGATGCTCACCCTCAAGCACACCCTGCGCCAGGTGCTGGATGCCGAGCGGCGCATGGCCAGCGACGACCTGCCACCGGTGTTGATCGAAGGCGAGACCGGTACCGGCAAAGAGCTGGTGGCCCGCGCCTTGCATTTCGATGGCTCGCGCAGCAAAGGGCCATTTATCGAGTTCAACTGCGCCTCGATCCCGGCGAACCTGCTGGAGGCCGAACTGTTTGGCCACGAGAAGGGCGCCTTTACCGATGCCAAGGAGCGCCGGGTGGGCCTGGTGGAGGCTGCTGATGGCGGCACGTTGTTCCTCGACGAGATTGGCGAGATGGACCTTGTGTTGCAAGCCAAGCTGCTCAAGTTGCTGGAAGACCGCAGCATCCGTCGGATCGGCGCGGTGAAGGAGCGCAAGGTCGACCTGCGGGTGATCAGTGCTACCAACTGCAACCTGGAGCAGATGGTGCAGCAGGGCAAGTTCCGCCGCGACCTGTTCTTCCGCCTGCGCATCATTGCCCTGAAGGTGCCGCGCCTGTATGCCCGCGGGCAGGACGTGCTGCTGCTGGCGCGGCATTTCCTGGCCCATCATGGTCGGCGTTATGGCAAGCCGAACCTGCGCTTTTCCGCCGAGGCGGAAAACCTGATGCTCGGTTATAGCTGGCCGGGCAATGTGCGTGAACTGCGAAACATGCTGGAGCAGACCGTGCTGCTGGCGCCGAACGAAGTGGTGCAGGCGCATCAGCTGAACCTGTGCATGACCCTGATCGACGAGCCACTGGTGCAGCAGGCCGCGCCTGCGGTGTTCGAGATACCCCGGCACGAACCAGAGCCCGGCACCAGTCTGCCGGACATGGAGCGTGACCTGGTCTGCAAGACCCTGGACCGCACGGACTGGAACGTGACCAAATCGGCACGCATGCTTGGGCTGTCGCGGGATATGCTGCGTTACCGGATCGAAAAGCTGGGGCTGACCAGACCGGACAAACGCCAGTGGTAAGCAACGTTCGGTCAGGTGTGTTCCTGTACGTTCAGCACTGAACCGCTGAGGTCCGTTCCCAGCAGGGCGGTGGAGGACGTACCTTGCGTTTGTTGCTCGGCAAGCGGCACTTCGGCAGTACGAAAAATGCTGCGGCCTTGTTCGCCTGTCTTCAGGGTGATGAGTTTTCCCTTCTGATAGAAGAATTGCGTTCTGTCGGTGTTGTTTTGCATGGTGCGTGCTCCGAAGGCAATTGACGGCCCCACTTTCCCAGCCTTCACTCATTCATGCTACTGGCAGAAATGTCAGGTGCAGCCTGTGCAGCGCGACGTTGGTTGATTGGTAAGCCGGCACAACCCTGGTTAAAATGCAGCGTATCGTTGATGGCCAATTGCAAATGTCTACGTTTCGCATCTTTGTCGCCGCTGTGCTGGTTGCCGGCCTTGCCGGCTGTGCAACCCCAGGCAAACCCACAGCCAGCAAACTGACCCACAAATCGCCCCAGCAGTATGCCGCCTGCGTACTGCCCAGGTGGCAAGCGCTGGCACCACAGGCCACGCAGAAATCGATCGCCCACGGCTACCGGTTGACGGCACCCAGTGCCGTGGCATCCGATGATGTGCTGGACGTAGTCGATTACCGCGAGGGTAGCCGCGCGACGTTCTACAAGGGCAGCTTCCTGTCTGGCGATAAACTGCGCCAGGCTGCCAAGGAATGCCTGGACTGAATCAATAGCCCGAGCCGCTTGAGCCACCCATGCTGGGCAGGCGTGCCCGGCGCTGGGCATTGCTCCACTCGGCGCAGGTCATGAAAGCGGTATTGTCCACTTTGCCGGTGGCGTCGAAGCTGACGCTGTAGGGTTGCCGGTTTTCGCCCTTGGTCAGCATATAGTCCAGGCAGGTGCCGGGCACAACGGTGCGTTCGGTCACGGCATCGGGTTTGCCGCCAACTTGCATGACCTGGTCTCTGCTCATGCCATTGGCGACTTTCGCCACCAGCGGCTGGTCGTGGTATAGCGCGGAATTGGACGAGCAGGCTGAAAGCGCTGCCAGGGCAAGGAGCAGCGCGTGGAAGAGTTTGTGCATGGCAGTACTCCAGTAGAGGACGCCCATTCTCAAAGCTTGTGCAAGCCTTGGGAGATCACCCAGCCCTTTGGGCTGCGCTGTCGCGCAGAGAACCGAGTTCGCAAGCGGTCTTTGGGAGTGGCTTTCGCGGTGCATGGCACCGGCTTCGCCGGTGTTCGCGGCTAAAGCCGCTCCCATGGCTATCGCCCGCGATCAGCCTGCATCACCGCGCTTGTTCATCTGCTCACACTGCACCTGCGCAGCCGTCCTGCTGGGATAACTGGGCTTGAGCCGCTCCTTCGCCTGGTTGTCGTAAATGTCGAATCCCCCACAAACAGTAGCGGCGTAATAGCGGCTACCCACGCGGAACGACTCCTTTTCGATTGGCACAGCGGGAACGATAACGAATCTTGGTTGCATTTTTCGTGCCTCCCCAGGCAGAGATTTAAGTATTAGTCTGGGCATGGGTAAGCATCAAGGAAACTCATGAAGAAAACGCGATTTTCGTGAACGGCAGGTCATCGCCCAGGCTGTCATCAAATGAAAACTCGCTGTCGTCCGATGCGAAGCGCCCCGCCGACCAAGGGCATACAGTCCAATCACCAGAACTGACGCCATGCGTCCAGATCGATGATTGGAGAGACAAGCATGTCCAAAGTCGTACGTTTCCATCAGACCGGTGGCCCCGAGGTGTTGCGCTACGAGGAAGCCGAAGTCGGCGAGCCCGGCCCGGGGCAGGTGCGCTTGCGCCAGGTGGCGGTGGGCCTGAACTATGCCGATACCTATTTCCGCAACGGCACCTACCCGATTCCGCTGCCCAACGGCATCGGTGTGGAAGCGGCTGGCGTGGTAGAAGCGGTGGGCGAGGGTGTGACCCAGGTGGCAGTGGGTGACCGGGTTACCTACACCGGTTTCCTCAACACCCTGGGTGCTTAC
This region includes:
- a CDS encoding HAMP domain-containing sensor histidine kinase, with product MQMLDNQVPDKASTTASGVAVPLREFNLLRWFSVISLLIIASVAGGLGYVSTRFVVRDSVERDAMLTAQFIQAMAQAEVRHSQLPPGTTMGELLDPRLDQQHLQFTPALAESTRVEFLDHVEHLPDTLLANVYARDRTIVWSTNRELIGKRIEADDDLDRAFHSRKAVSASYHQAEDDREEQRFQREPRYLFIENYIPLFDSQGEQVLAMVEIYKEPQDLVRRIQRGYVLIWASTLVGGALVYFGLFWIVRRAAQLLHLQQDRLVASETYVALGEMSSAVAHSLRNPLANIRSSAELAQEIANPAAQKNITDIISQVDRMSRWVRDLLVSLRPTSDDAEAVDLVMAIEDTHLAFSQQIERNGVRFCYEGPGSQWVASQPLQLTQILNTLFSNALEAMPDGGMLRAQVNVQEGQRAEFVLSDTGKGMSQQQERMVFKPFYTTKQGGLGVGLALVKRIMERFGGSVSLSSREEEGTRVSLTFNIAAGGDHGAQHPGSRG
- a CDS encoding sigma-54 dependent transcriptional regulator, with product MEHSILVVEDDEILADNIRTYLSLKGFEVTVCHSAELALEQIKRAQPDAVLTDNSLPGMSGHDLLRTLVAQVPGLKVIMMTGYGNVEDAVQAMKEGAFHYLSKPVVLAELKLTLDKALAAERMERTLSFYQEREAQKSGLQALIGESPTMLTLKHTLRQVLDAERRMASDDLPPVLIEGETGTGKELVARALHFDGSRSKGPFIEFNCASIPANLLEAELFGHEKGAFTDAKERRVGLVEAADGGTLFLDEIGEMDLVLQAKLLKLLEDRSIRRIGAVKERKVDLRVISATNCNLEQMVQQGKFRRDLFFRLRIIALKVPRLYARGQDVLLLARHFLAHHGRRYGKPNLRFSAEAENLMLGYSWPGNVRELRNMLEQTVLLAPNEVVQAHQLNLCMTLIDEPLVQQAAPAVFEIPRHEPEPGTSLPDMERDLVCKTLDRTDWNVTKSARMLGLSRDMLRYRIEKLGLTRPDKRQW
- the osmE gene encoding osmotically-inducible lipoprotein OsmE — its product is MHKLFHALLLALAALSACSSNSALYHDQPLVAKVANGMSRDQVMQVGGKPDAVTERTVVPGTCLDYMLTKGENRQPYSVSFDATGKVDNTAFMTCAEWSNAQRRARLPSMGGSSGSGY